The Mycolicibacterium smegmatis genome has a window encoding:
- a CDS encoding DUF5994 family protein has translation MTLQAVENSQRVHGLSCTPRLRLKPKAPQRGYVDGAWWPRSDDLSAELPELLAVLSVRLGHVERVLYRLSDWQSAPRKLDAGCGPVKLDGYERQPISTISLLGPGFRRLDLLVIAVYADASDAHATMMRAAHPSDETCVDRLLGIQPRVRNSLDRASIAQQRWESEISKPRSAYLNTHPAKASEQDAGDNARDRT, from the coding sequence ATGACGCTACAAGCAGTGGAGAATTCGCAACGGGTGCACGGCCTGTCGTGTACTCCGAGATTGCGGTTGAAACCCAAGGCACCCCAAAGAGGCTATGTTGATGGGGCTTGGTGGCCGCGCAGCGATGACCTCAGCGCTGAGCTTCCCGAACTTCTAGCGGTCCTGTCCGTCAGGTTGGGACACGTCGAACGTGTACTCTACCGATTGTCTGACTGGCAGTCAGCGCCGCGAAAACTCGACGCTGGTTGCGGCCCGGTCAAGCTGGATGGATATGAGCGCCAACCTATCTCAACCATCAGTCTGCTAGGGCCGGGATTCCGTCGACTCGATCTGCTGGTCATAGCTGTGTACGCGGACGCCTCCGACGCGCACGCGACCATGATGAGGGCCGCACATCCAAGCGACGAGACGTGTGTGGACCGCCTTCTCGGGATCCAACCGCGCGTCCGAAACAGCTTGGACCGGGCCAGTATTGCCCAGCAGCGCTGGGAATCAGAGATCTCCAAACCACGCAGTGCGTACCTGAATACCCATCCGGCGAAGGCTTCTGAACAAGACGCTGGCGATAACGCCAGGGATCGGACTTGA
- a CDS encoding TniQ family protein produces MWPVQTETVHSYTMRLAQANHLPLKVLHTYLSGTAVSNQPRPEWLATASGYPLDLLEIRLKGLTRGHGFAEQLRRSRSACRLCMARRGTYEPVYCWLPEHRTVCFRHRRWIGAPARRWGDQRPLEHRPAVLTAAHRHARMAYQYREFAAFAMRDARRILNCWWREGRTITPVLSLREITVEEYLDAYSDHVALAVILADYRPHIATTHPHSGQLLDALHRRIETEFPDRCGSTGALDQWICDQRLAMHRPAGPITRLLGPHRGS; encoded by the coding sequence GTGTGGCCGGTGCAGACCGAAACGGTGCATTCCTACACGATGCGACTGGCCCAGGCCAACCACCTACCCCTGAAGGTACTGCACACCTATCTGTCGGGCACAGCGGTCAGCAACCAGCCGCGGCCCGAATGGCTCGCAACTGCCAGCGGCTACCCCCTCGATCTGCTGGAAATTCGGCTCAAAGGCCTCACCCGAGGCCATGGTTTCGCCGAACAGCTGCGCCGATCACGGTCCGCATGCCGGTTGTGTATGGCGCGCCGTGGAACATATGAGCCGGTCTACTGCTGGCTGCCCGAACACCGCACTGTGTGTTTCCGCCATCGCCGATGGATCGGTGCACCAGCACGCCGGTGGGGCGATCAACGACCACTCGAACACCGCCCGGCAGTGCTCACAGCAGCACACAGGCATGCGCGAATGGCCTACCAGTACAGGGAATTCGCTGCGTTCGCTATGCGTGATGCACGCCGAATCCTGAATTGCTGGTGGCGTGAAGGCCGCACCATCACACCCGTGCTGTCACTTCGAGAAATCACGGTGGAGGAATACCTCGACGCCTACAGCGATCACGTCGCCTTGGCTGTCATCCTTGCCGACTATCGGCCCCACATTGCCACGACGCATCCTCACAGCGGCCAACTCCTTGACGCGCTTCACCGACGGATCGAGACCGAATTCCCCGATCGCTGCGGGAGCACCGGCGCCCTCGACCAATGGATATGCGACCAACGCCTGGCGATGCACCGACCCGCGGGACCGATCACCAGATTGCTCGGACCACACCGCGGCTCCTGA
- a CDS encoding IS256 family transposase, producing the protein MLTVVHDTEDANDKASGAGRSLLDEIVRDGARQMLAAALQAEVAAYVAQFADQLDENGHRLVVRNGYHQPREVLTAAGAVQVKAPRVNDRRVDPDTGERKRFSSAILPAWARKSPQMSEVLPLLYLHGLSSNDFTPALEQFLGSGAGLSASTITRLTAQWQDEARAFGARDLSATDYVYLWVDGIHLKVRLDQEKLCLLVMLGVRADGRKELVAITDGYRESAESWADLLRDCKRRGMTAPVLAIGDGALGFWKAVREVFPATKEQRCWFHKQANVLAALPKSAHPSALAAIKEIYNAEDIDKAQIAVKAFEADFGAKYPKAVAKITDDLDVLLEFYKYPAEHWIHLRTTNPIESTFATVRLRTKVTKGPGSRAAGLAMAYKLIDAAAARWRAVNAPHLVALVRAGAVFHKGRLLERPTDITPPTSPSDGGQHAGTEVA; encoded by the coding sequence ATGCTCACCGTAGTTCACGACACCGAGGACGCCAACGACAAGGCCAGCGGTGCTGGTCGGTCGTTGTTGGATGAGATCGTCCGCGACGGGGCCCGGCAGATGCTGGCCGCGGCGTTGCAGGCCGAGGTCGCCGCCTACGTGGCGCAGTTCGCCGATCAACTCGACGAGAACGGTCACCGGTTGGTGGTGCGAAACGGCTATCACCAGCCCCGGGAGGTGCTGACCGCCGCCGGCGCGGTGCAGGTGAAAGCGCCGCGGGTCAACGACCGCCGTGTCGACCCCGACACCGGTGAACGCAAGCGGTTCTCCTCGGCGATCCTGCCGGCCTGGGCGCGCAAGTCGCCGCAGATGAGCGAGGTACTGCCGCTGCTGTACCTGCACGGCCTGTCGAGCAACGATTTCACCCCTGCCCTCGAGCAGTTCCTCGGCTCCGGCGCTGGGCTGTCGGCCAGCACGATCACCCGGCTCACGGCGCAGTGGCAAGACGAGGCCCGCGCGTTTGGGGCCCGCGACCTCTCGGCCACTGATTACGTGTATCTGTGGGTCGACGGCATTCACCTCAAGGTGCGGCTGGACCAGGAAAAGCTCTGTCTGCTGGTGATGCTGGGCGTGCGTGCTGATGGCCGCAAGGAGCTCGTGGCGATCACCGACGGCTACCGCGAGTCGGCCGAGTCGTGGGCCGATCTGTTGCGCGACTGCAAGCGCCGCGGCATGACCGCCCCCGTACTCGCGATCGGCGATGGCGCGCTCGGGTTCTGGAAAGCAGTCCGCGAGGTTTTCCCGGCCACCAAAGAGCAGCGGTGCTGGTTTCATAAGCAGGCCAATGTTCTTGCTGCACTGCCGAAATCAGCGCACCCGTCGGCGCTGGCGGCGATCAAGGAGATCTACAACGCCGAGGATATCGACAAGGCCCAGATCGCGGTCAAGGCCTTCGAGGCCGACTTCGGCGCGAAGTATCCCAAGGCGGTCGCTAAGATCACCGACGACCTCGATGTGCTGCTGGAATTCTACAAGTATCCGGCCGAACATTGGATTCATCTGCGAACGACGAATCCGATCGAATCCACCTTTGCCACAGTGCGTTTGAGGACCAAGGTCACCAAGGGGCCCGGATCACGAGCGGCCGGACTAGCGATGGCCTACAAGCTCATCGACGCCGCCGCGGCCCGCTGGCGTGCCGTCAACGCCCCACACCTGGTCGCCCTGGTCCGCGCCGGCGCGGTCTTCCATAAAGGCAGACTGCTCGAACGACCCACCGACATCACCCCGCCAACATCGCCCTCAGACGGCGGTCAGCACGCCGGAACGGAGGTCGCCTGA
- a CDS encoding CapA family protein → MRDTIRSLDAVGVRHAGCGESQSEATRLQVLTVAGQSVAFFSFCSALPRGANATGDRPGVAAIRVRSTFEVDSGLLDETPGVPPFVHTHAYEPDVQRAEVLMREAKAQNVLSSSRCTGASHSHTFQPRRARWPGSVSR, encoded by the coding sequence TTGCGGGACACGATCCGGTCGCTCGATGCAGTAGGCGTCAGGCACGCCGGTTGCGGCGAATCCCAATCAGAGGCCACTCGCCTGCAGGTGCTTACAGTCGCGGGTCAGTCGGTAGCCTTCTTCAGTTTTTGTTCGGCCCTGCCACGCGGGGCCAATGCGACGGGGGATAGGCCAGGAGTTGCCGCCATACGGGTTCGCTCGACGTTCGAGGTCGACAGTGGCTTGCTTGACGAAACCCCTGGCGTCCCGCCCTTCGTGCACACGCATGCATACGAGCCGGACGTCCAAAGAGCCGAAGTACTCATGCGAGAAGCGAAGGCGCAGAACGTATTGTCGTCGTCGCGATGCACTGGCGCGTCCCATTCGCATACCTTCCAACCTCGCAGGGCCCGCTGGCCTGGCTCGGTGTCTCGTTGA